From the Desulfomonilia bacterium genome, one window contains:
- a CDS encoding PIG-L family deacetylase, translating to MDFKKVPSMESLLDKSKKHLFMFSHHDDEIVSAGIIQRLQPGAALMWLTNSDGLYFKENVTPEEYGKKRVAEGWNVAHELGFKDDDVTNGLYSEVDNYRLFVNSIKSEAQFEEGISFWRKQGRDIYAKIKKHDPDIIWTYAFQGGMPEHDLTHVLTAACIDSYEREFGKKIQMVEIPAYELTVLISFRFNPWYKGTKYFIDMTRDELLKKLAAAFHYPSQVELIEKFRKVIDNLGKVSGLIGRPFDFESYCGREYFAPVCEPRDYSRPPYRIDFFNYMFDDYLGEPVKFIGMMDRIFHELSKPVFHLEQGKTVDNEAASVHSKGCSCCG from the coding sequence ATGGATTTCAAGAAAGTCCCATCCATGGAATCACTTCTGGACAAATCAAAAAAGCATCTGTTCATGTTTTCACATCATGATGACGAAATCGTAAGCGCAGGAATAATTCAGAGACTGCAGCCGGGGGCGGCGCTTATGTGGCTCACAAATTCCGATGGCCTTTATTTCAAAGAGAATGTAACTCCTGAAGAGTACGGGAAAAAGCGCGTAGCTGAGGGTTGGAATGTGGCGCACGAGTTGGGGTTTAAAGATGACGACGTCACGAACGGCCTCTATTCGGAAGTTGACAATTACAGACTCTTCGTGAATTCGATAAAGAGCGAGGCTCAATTCGAAGAAGGCATTTCCTTCTGGAGAAAACAGGGCCGCGACATTTACGCCAAGATTAAAAAACACGACCCTGACATAATCTGGACGTATGCTTTCCAGGGCGGCATGCCTGAGCATGACCTTACCCATGTACTGACAGCCGCTTGCATTGACAGCTACGAGAGGGAGTTCGGAAAGAAAATCCAGATGGTGGAGATACCTGCCTACGAGCTTACAGTGCTTATCTCCTTCCGCTTCAATCCATGGTACAAAGGCACCAAGTATTTTATTGACATGACGCGTGACGAGCTTTTAAAGAAGCTTGCCGCAGCCTTTCATTATCCTTCACAGGTTGAACTGATTGAAAAATTCAGAAAGGTCATTGATAATCTTGGCAAGGTATCAGGTCTCATCGGAAGACCGTTTGATTTTGAATCATACTGCGGCAGGGAATATTTCGCACCAGTCTGCGAACCGCGCGACTATTCAAGACCGCCCTACCGTATCGACTTTTTCAATTACATGTTCGACGACTATCTGGGTGAGCCTGTCAAATTCATCGGCATGATGGACAGGATTTTTCATGAACTCTCGAAACCCGTGTTTCACCTTGAGCAGGGAAAAACCGTTGATAATGAAGCAGCTTCCGTGCATTCAAAAGGCTGTTCATGCTGCGGATAG
- a CDS encoding PIG-L deacetylase family protein — MDIKDILPITDMRKAKKILCIQPHPDDMDISAGATLSMLSDLGIEINYLTVTDDSAGFKDAGADDLVRRQDQRKEEQMAAGKIIGVKGYYWLNYTDAGDWSQHDARNQIIKHIRMLRPDFIFTVDPWLMYEAHMDHIKTGHAASEALLLYNFPFILTEPDIDRNFEPYDIEGIAFSFTARPNVIIDAGNFRERKFKAIAEHKSQFTEESLGMLKMYDEMRCRSLAQGRDFEFGEGFKVLHAQYMLHCFPEAIDY, encoded by the coding sequence ATGGATATAAAAGACATTCTCCCGATAACGGATATGCGTAAGGCAAAAAAAATTCTCTGCATTCAGCCGCATCCCGACGATATGGACATAAGCGCTGGAGCCACTCTTTCAATGCTTTCAGACCTGGGTATTGAGATAAACTATCTGACAGTGACCGACGATTCGGCAGGATTCAAGGATGCAGGCGCCGACGACCTCGTAAGGAGACAGGACCAGCGCAAGGAAGAGCAGATGGCCGCCGGTAAAATTATTGGCGTAAAAGGCTATTACTGGCTTAATTACACCGACGCCGGAGACTGGTCGCAGCATGATGCGAGAAACCAGATCATCAAACATATCCGCATGCTGAGACCTGATTTCATTTTCACTGTTGATCCCTGGCTTATGTATGAGGCACATATGGATCATATCAAGACAGGGCATGCAGCAAGCGAGGCGCTGCTGCTTTACAATTTCCCGTTTATTCTTACCGAGCCTGATATTGACAGAAATTTTGAACCCTATGACATCGAAGGAATCGCCTTTTCTTTCACCGCAAGGCCGAATGTCATAATTGATGCAGGCAATTTCAGGGAGCGGAAATTCAAGGCTATTGCCGAGCACAAAAGCCAGTTCACTGAAGAATCGCTGGGCATGCTGAAAATGTATGACGAGATGAGATGCAGAAGCCTGGCGCAAGGCAGGGATTTCGAGTTCGGCGAAGGATTCAAGGTTCTGCATGCACAGTATATGCTTCACTGCTTCCCTGAGGCGATTGATTATTAA
- a CDS encoding formylglycine-generating enzyme family protein has translation MRHSLINRKIFIFLLLAVSIVFSGCKEKTIPAGKFVMGSPANELGHRANEAQHEVTLTYDIEAASTEVTWSDFKSLMGFDPSYFPKSLPNPGKPVENVSWYDALAYANAKSIKKGLKPTYILSNVVCEDGTAVTDCMECRTHGGIKSADVSLNGIASVYQAEGYRLPTEAEWEYAARAGTTSPVYNGEISVPGCEGDPTLNKIAWYCANSSNMTHNVGLKSPNKWGLYDMSGNVEEWCWDNYGDYAGDILNPTGPDTGHFKVVRGGSIRFDGSTRLRSAYREGFTPDYRCRFIGFRLVKTKNPSASAEINVVLNPIAPPSYELTANIPDYPDTLPFSFTRADKGTPLSDNEIAAFTKKITGLWKDTHYFEWMYLTSNGMDESNPYGMPWYKAHLQDFSAEKNGDTVTFHHGGGSDNLWIRSGKMLNNVIAGYLASGDPLMGKIAESYCRGIEAFFKGEEYSDNDPERTIMPRCIFTQNHEYTVLGRKVKVDYNPVKAGGEKYDWNAHTIPNDINPYYGSIWIRNMRSKDDVPHIYRMVPMIMRLAKEAPDANIRDAATRAVAYLQAFAKDIVDSGYYIRAKDKEGNTQIMFEEETPWLVKDLMSFVNFEILVPNAECNAKITSAILGYQSPLCNDCGKGTINLYDMVAGQIHYYNMAIVVYFHQAAISNALMNNEDDMALKLLTGMSERMDAMMAGKGKPTSEPCPDWEPDLATHLLVAASNGLPLKSSEARLIATEYSKAADYYITWPNWNLWSPTVPNGFVSYIPGNSPTTDTRVVGADELAFLMEYCYSPFRNPTGAKLCDCSIVLDPSRWGE, from the coding sequence ATGAGACATTCATTAATAAACAGGAAAATTTTCATCTTTTTACTTCTGGCTGTTTCGATTGTTTTTTCAGGCTGCAAAGAGAAGACTATCCCGGCAGGCAAATTTGTCATGGGCAGTCCGGCAAACGAACTCGGCCACAGGGCAAACGAGGCACAGCACGAGGTAACCCTGACGTATGATATTGAAGCCGCTTCGACAGAGGTCACCTGGAGTGACTTCAAAAGCCTTATGGGATTTGATCCAAGCTATTTCCCAAAGTCCCTGCCTAATCCAGGAAAGCCTGTGGAAAACGTCAGCTGGTATGATGCCCTTGCGTATGCAAATGCAAAGTCCATAAAAAAGGGGCTTAAACCCACGTACATATTGAGCAACGTCGTATGCGAAGACGGCACTGCTGTTACCGACTGCATGGAATGCAGAACCCACGGTGGTATTAAATCCGCTGATGTCAGCCTTAACGGTATTGCCAGCGTATATCAGGCTGAAGGATACAGGCTGCCGACAGAAGCCGAATGGGAATATGCGGCACGTGCAGGAACAACCTCCCCTGTTTATAATGGTGAAATATCCGTTCCCGGATGTGAAGGCGATCCCACGCTCAATAAAATTGCGTGGTATTGCGCCAACAGTTCCAATATGACCCATAATGTCGGCCTCAAATCACCAAATAAATGGGGCCTTTATGACATGAGCGGAAATGTGGAGGAATGGTGCTGGGACAATTACGGGGACTATGCAGGCGATATTCTCAATCCTACAGGCCCCGATACAGGGCATTTCAAGGTTGTTCGCGGCGGCAGCATCCGTTTCGACGGATCCACCAGACTGCGCTCTGCATACCGCGAAGGGTTTACACCCGATTACAGATGCCGTTTTATCGGATTCCGTCTTGTAAAAACAAAGAATCCTTCAGCGAGCGCTGAAATCAATGTTGTTTTGAACCCGATCGCGCCTCCCTCTTATGAATTGACAGCAAATATACCGGATTATCCGGATACACTTCCATTCTCCTTTACCAGGGCGGATAAAGGCACTCCTCTTTCTGATAACGAAATCGCTGCATTTACAAAGAAGATCACAGGACTGTGGAAAGACACCCACTACTTTGAATGGATGTATCTTACAAGCAACGGAATGGACGAATCCAATCCTTACGGCATGCCATGGTATAAGGCCCACCTCCAGGATTTCTCCGCCGAGAAGAACGGGGACACTGTCACATTCCATCATGGAGGAGGATCGGATAATCTCTGGATACGTTCCGGAAAAATGCTCAATAACGTAATTGCAGGATACCTGGCAAGCGGTGATCCTTTAATGGGAAAGATTGCTGAAAGCTATTGCAGGGGAATCGAAGCATTCTTCAAGGGCGAAGAATACAGCGACAATGACCCGGAGAGAACTATCATGCCACGCTGCATATTCACCCAGAATCACGAATATACGGTTCTAGGAAGAAAGGTAAAGGTGGACTATAACCCTGTCAAGGCTGGCGGCGAAAAGTACGACTGGAACGCCCATACGATACCGAACGACATCAACCCTTATTATGGAAGCATCTGGATAAGGAACATGCGAAGCAAGGACGATGTTCCGCATATATACAGAATGGTTCCGATGATAATGAGGCTGGCGAAAGAGGCCCCCGATGCAAACATAAGAGACGCTGCAACAAGGGCGGTGGCTTATCTGCAGGCTTTTGCAAAGGATATAGTCGATTCAGGCTACTATATAAGGGCCAAGGATAAGGAAGGTAACACCCAGATAATGTTTGAAGAGGAAACCCCCTGGCTGGTCAAAGACCTCATGAGCTTCGTGAATTTTGAAATACTGGTGCCGAATGCGGAATGCAACGCCAAAATTACATCCGCCATCCTGGGCTATCAAAGTCCGCTTTGCAACGACTGCGGGAAAGGCACCATAAACCTCTATGATATGGTTGCCGGACAGATTCACTATTACAACATGGCGATAGTAGTATATTTCCATCAGGCGGCAATCTCCAACGCGCTTATGAACAACGAAGACGATATGGCCCTTAAGCTACTCACGGGAATGTCCGAGAGGATGGATGCAATGATGGCAGGAAAGGGCAAACCAACAAGCGAACCATGTCCGGACTGGGAGCCAGATCTCGCAACCCACCTTCTGGTTGCCGCATCAAACGGGCTTCCGCTCAAGTCCTCCGAGGCAAGGCTTATTGCTACAGAGTACAGCAAGGCTGCGGATTATTATATAACATGGCCCAACTGGAACCTCTGGTCACCGACGGTTCCGAACGGCTTTGTATCCTACATTCCGGGCAACAGCCCTACAACTGATACTCGTGTTGTGGGAGCAGACGAACTGGCGTTCCTTATGGAGTACTGCTATTCCCCGTTCAGAAACCCAACCGGGGCGAAGCTCTGTGATTGCAGCATAGTACTCGACCCCTCGCGCTGGGGAGAATAA
- a CDS encoding NAD-dependent epimerase/dehydratase family protein yields MRKVLVTGATGFIGSHIVTTCLERGDAVAALVMQGDTEGLVLEKKGVEVFYGDVRKYKSLEKACEGRDVVFHCAAVATDWAPKKLFLDVTVGGMENICKASLKAGVKRFIDISTSDVFGLREDITIDETLPLRFWKEPYPDSKIMAEKIAWKYHREHGLPVSMVYPLWVYGPGDKTFVPLLADAIIKKEMIFWQRGAIVWPTYIDNLMDLLMIISEDDRAVGNGYLVHDGISVTLEQFCSGIAKAVNAVEVNTYIPYAAAYIAAFVMEVVWRLFRIESRPLLTTYTVKNLHSRMVFSIDKARKELDWKPVVSFQLGFGETMRWLKTLDLSELKQK; encoded by the coding sequence ATGAGAAAGGTTCTGGTGACCGGTGCAACAGGATTCATAGGCAGTCATATTGTAACAACCTGCCTTGAAAGAGGTGATGCCGTTGCCGCTCTTGTCATGCAGGGGGACACCGAAGGATTGGTGCTTGAGAAAAAAGGCGTCGAAGTCTTCTATGGAGATGTGAGGAAATACAAGTCTCTGGAAAAAGCCTGCGAAGGAAGGGATGTCGTTTTCCACTGTGCAGCAGTTGCAACGGACTGGGCTCCGAAAAAGCTGTTCTTGGATGTGACCGTGGGCGGTATGGAAAACATCTGCAAGGCATCACTGAAAGCGGGTGTTAAAAGGTTCATAGACATAAGTACGAGCGATGTGTTCGGCCTTCGTGAAGACATTACAATAGATGAAACCCTGCCGCTGCGTTTCTGGAAGGAGCCATATCCGGATTCAAAAATCATGGCGGAAAAAATCGCTTGGAAATATCACAGGGAACACGGCCTGCCTGTCAGTATGGTTTACCCGTTATGGGTATATGGTCCCGGGGACAAGACATTCGTTCCTCTGCTTGCAGACGCCATCATAAAAAAAGAAATGATATTCTGGCAGAGGGGTGCGATTGTCTGGCCCACTTACATTGACAATCTAATGGATCTGCTGATGATCATATCCGAGGACGACAGGGCGGTAGGCAACGGCTATCTTGTGCATGACGGCATATCGGTTACCCTCGAGCAATTCTGTTCAGGGATTGCAAAAGCCGTTAACGCAGTTGAAGTAAATACATATATACCTTATGCTGCTGCCTACATAGCTGCATTTGTGATGGAAGTCGTATGGAGACTCTTCCGGATAGAATCGCGTCCGCTGCTCACTACATACACAGTGAAAAATCTTCACTCAAGGATGGTATTCTCAATCGACAAAGCCAGGAAGGAGCTTGACTGGAAACCCGTAGTATCATTCCAGCTTGGCTTTGGGGAAACGATGAGATGGCTGAAAACCCTTGATCTGTCAGAGTTGAAGCAGAAATAG
- a CDS encoding aminotransferase class V-fold PLP-dependent enzyme produces METIYFDNAATSWPKPESMVQAMTDFNAGIGASPGRSAHRRSVDSGRLIFEARERAACILGAEDPLGIVFTKNGTEALNIAITGLLKPGDSCITSSMEHNSVMRPLRSLELSGVRLDIISCSESGMLDPDHIKRAIKPDTRAIYLMHASNVTGNVMPVAEVGLIAKEHGIIFCVDAAQTAGAVPIDVKGMGIDMLAFTGHKSMFGPQGTGGLYIRKGLEGMIEPIMSGGTGSRSEYEHQPDFMPDKYESGTPNTIGIAGLGAGIRFVEKTGVGLIRDKERSLLQNFIEGLKKIRGAIIYGPQSISDRVAVVSFNLEGISPSEASLILDEKYRIMCRPGLHCAPQAHRTIGTFPAGTLRFSFGYFNTEEEIEYGLKALYEISRRL; encoded by the coding sequence GTGGAGACGATTTATTTCGACAACGCAGCGACTTCATGGCCAAAGCCGGAATCCATGGTGCAGGCTATGACGGATTTTAACGCCGGAATAGGGGCCAGCCCGGGCAGGTCCGCTCATAGAAGGTCCGTTGATTCGGGAAGGCTCATATTTGAGGCAAGGGAGAGAGCAGCCTGTATCCTGGGGGCTGAAGACCCTCTGGGTATTGTATTTACTAAAAACGGAACAGAGGCGCTCAATATCGCGATAACTGGACTTCTGAAACCGGGAGACAGCTGTATAACTTCGAGCATGGAGCACAACTCGGTAATGAGGCCTTTAAGGTCATTGGAATTATCGGGTGTCAGGCTTGATATTATCAGCTGTTCCGAATCAGGCATGCTCGATCCGGATCATATAAAACGCGCAATAAAGCCCGATACCAGGGCGATATACCTGATGCATGCGTCGAATGTTACAGGTAATGTCATGCCTGTCGCCGAGGTCGGCTTAATTGCGAAGGAACACGGCATAATATTCTGTGTGGATGCTGCACAGACAGCGGGTGCTGTCCCGATTGATGTTAAAGGCATGGGAATCGATATGCTTGCTTTTACTGGACATAAATCCATGTTCGGACCGCAGGGCACCGGTGGTCTTTATATCAGGAAGGGACTGGAGGGGATGATTGAGCCAATAATGTCCGGGGGTACCGGCAGCCGATCCGAATATGAGCATCAGCCTGATTTCATGCCTGATAAATATGAATCGGGAACGCCGAATACAATCGGTATTGCAGGCCTCGGAGCCGGAATCCGGTTTGTAGAAAAAACAGGAGTAGGTTTAATCAGGGACAAAGAGAGGTCGCTTTTGCAGAATTTTATTGAAGGGCTGAAAAAGATAAGAGGTGCAATTATTTACGGGCCGCAGTCGATTTCGGACAGGGTTGCAGTTGTTTCCTTCAACCTTGAAGGCATAAGCCCGTCGGAAGCTTCCCTTATCCTTGACGAGAAATATAGAATCATGTGCAGACCCGGCCTTCACTGTGCGCCTCAGGCTCATAGAACAATAGGGACATTCCCGGCGGGCACCTTGAGGTTCAGTTTCGGATATTTCAATACAGAAGAAGAGATAGAGTACGGCCTGAAGGCGCTATATGAAATAAGCCGAAGATTATGA
- the yedF gene encoding sulfurtransferase-like selenium metabolism protein YedF translates to MKRTVDARGLNCPQPVILAKKALEENENIVVIVDNKAAMENVRRLGAKLGCSVEMENLGDGEFHIHLKRGDIDTAAIADVPVSCNASTGELVAVISSETMGSGNDDLGKVLMKAFIHTLVQADELPSRMLFYNTGVKLAAVDSEVLDDLKNLADAGVEILLCGTCLNFFNLSGSTGAGRITNMFEILSVMSNAARLIRP, encoded by the coding sequence ATGAAGAGAACAGTTGATGCACGTGGTTTGAACTGCCCGCAGCCTGTTATCCTTGCAAAAAAAGCGCTTGAAGAGAATGAAAATATCGTTGTCATCGTAGATAATAAAGCTGCAATGGAAAACGTAAGAAGGCTTGGAGCAAAGCTCGGATGTTCAGTGGAAATGGAGAATTTAGGGGATGGTGAATTTCATATACATTTGAAAAGGGGCGATATCGACACGGCTGCAATAGCTGATGTTCCTGTTTCGTGCAACGCTTCAACTGGTGAACTCGTTGCTGTTATCTCTTCTGAAACAATGGGAAGCGGGAATGATGATCTCGGAAAGGTTCTTATGAAGGCATTCATTCATACCCTTGTACAGGCGGATGAACTTCCTTCCAGAATGCTTTTTTACAATACCGGTGTAAAACTGGCGGCGGTGGATTCCGAGGTTCTGGACGACCTGAAAAACCTGGCCGATGCCGGGGTGGAGATACTTCTGTGCGGAACATGTCTGAATTTCTTTAACCTCTCCGGCAGCACCGGTGCGGGAAGGATTACAAACATGTTCGAGATTCTTTCCGTCATGTCAAATGCAGCCAGACTGATCAGGCCATGA
- a CDS encoding DUF3343 domain-containing protein yields MNHVREYVALLFNSVSHAMMAEKILKEEGISHKLIPVPRHISSDCGVCLRIELGDEEKIRKLLDAKVEITGRGDL; encoded by the coding sequence ATGAATCATGTCAGGGAATATGTCGCTTTACTTTTCAATTCGGTCAGCCATGCGATGATGGCGGAAAAAATTCTAAAAGAAGAGGGCATATCACATAAGCTTATTCCTGTACCCAGACATATAAGCTCAGACTGCGGTGTATGCCTGAGGATTGAACTCGGGGATGAGGAGAAAATCAGAAAGCTGCTTGATGCTAAAGTGGAAATAACAGGCAGAGGCGATCTTTGA
- a CDS encoding Ig-like domain-containing protein has protein sequence MKRSLYFLSVILVASFLSGCIISKTPETNDLAMTLGDITTFSMKVFPSNAVYTWTLDGVDLPDTEWSYIYTAEAGDHTLTVKAKHVFGTDTQTWNMTVNSPPVAAAAINSSIVVFGGKAILDGAASYDPDGSDLTYAWTVIMKPSGSTAALSSDTAVSPTFIPDKEGRYMFSLVVSDGELFSKASKVTLDTFDGSFESCISAPWAITVVDNVEYSFPSDYVHGGFLSFKPDAKMGHDNDNKLVLSFPFPKPTYVYSISAWMYRKGSASSAVHSRLYVDGTLMLNGTPAPRDPHGIDGKYHILDPKDPNVWVQRTWAVNALVSTINFVYDDLFIIDNIYLDDIVINTWGD, from the coding sequence ATGAAACGATCTCTTTATTTTTTGTCCGTTATACTGGTAGCTTCTTTTCTGAGCGGGTGCATTATATCAAAAACGCCTGAAACAAATGATCTTGCCATGACATTGGGCGACATAACGACTTTCAGCATGAAGGTATTTCCATCAAACGCAGTCTATACCTGGACTCTTGATGGTGTAGATCTGCCCGATACCGAATGGTCCTATATCTATACGGCTGAAGCCGGGGACCATACGCTGACAGTCAAAGCCAAACATGTTTTTGGCACGGATACCCAGACTTGGAATATGACAGTAAACAGTCCGCCTGTAGCCGCAGCTGCAATCAACAGCAGCATCGTAGTGTTCGGCGGCAAGGCGATCCTTGATGGTGCTGCAAGTTATGACCCCGATGGTTCGGATTTGACCTATGCCTGGACTGTAATAATGAAACCATCAGGCAGCACGGCCGCACTTTCAAGTGACACTGCCGTCAGTCCGACATTCATACCCGATAAGGAAGGCCGTTATATGTTCAGTCTCGTAGTGTCCGATGGTGAACTTTTCAGTAAGGCAAGCAAGGTCACTCTCGACACATTCGACGGCAGCTTCGAATCGTGCATATCAGCGCCTTGGGCCATAACTGTTGTAGATAATGTGGAATATTCATTCCCGAGTGACTATGTGCACGGCGGTTTCCTTTCTTTCAAACCGGATGCTAAAATGGGCCATGATAATGACAACAAACTTGTCCTGAGCTTCCCGTTCCCGAAACCGACATATGTCTATTCAATAAGCGCCTGGATGTACAGGAAAGGATCGGCCTCCTCGGCTGTCCACAGCAGGCTCTATGTTGACGGAACTCTCATGCTGAACGGAACTCCAGCACCACGCGACCCACATGGAATTGACGGCAAGTACCACATACTGGACCCGAAAGATCCCAATGTATGGGTTCAGCGTACATGGGCGGTGAATGCCCTGGTTTCCACAATCAACTTTGTGTATGACGATCTATTTATCATTGACAATATTTACCTTGACGATATCGTAATAAACACTTGGGGAGATTAA
- a CDS encoding prolipoprotein diacylglyceryl transferase gives MIPVFFKIGSIPVTSYGCMLALGFICAYFLLEYEFKKRGIPGEFASTEILLGLIGAFIGARLFHLLDHPDSLSGTNLISAVRNMGSSWYGGLIFASAFILYAGYRKKISLTALMDASAPAIAIGYGFGRIGCFLSGDGCYGEPCSRLGINWPAPLCMSFPKGSVPTADVVLNTPIIEAFGALITFIILMFLRDRLKKPAALFGVFLIIHGIMRFAVEIVRINPNVGFSMSQAQWISFFIVAAGIYLMAGKALPEPVTVKEKPVDKNGKKRKKRKSG, from the coding sequence ATGATACCTGTATTCTTTAAAATCGGATCAATACCTGTAACATCATATGGATGCATGCTTGCACTCGGGTTCATATGCGCCTATTTTCTTCTTGAATACGAGTTCAAGAAGAGGGGAATTCCGGGAGAATTCGCTTCTACCGAGATACTGTTGGGCCTGATCGGGGCCTTTATCGGTGCAAGGCTTTTTCACCTCCTGGATCATCCGGACAGCCTTTCCGGAACTAATCTCATATCGGCCGTAAGAAACATGGGCAGTTCATGGTATGGGGGGCTGATCTTCGCCTCTGCATTCATTCTTTATGCAGGCTACAGAAAAAAGATATCATTGACTGCTCTCATGGATGCATCCGCTCCGGCGATCGCCATAGGATACGGTTTCGGCAGGATAGGATGTTTCCTTTCAGGTGACGGGTGTTACGGAGAGCCATGCAGCCGTCTGGGTATAAACTGGCCTGCCCCTTTATGCATGTCGTTTCCGAAAGGGTCTGTTCCAACGGCCGATGTAGTACTTAATACTCCCATAATAGAGGCATTCGGGGCCCTGATCACGTTTATTATCCTGATGTTTTTGAGGGACAGGCTCAAAAAACCTGCAGCCCTTTTCGGTGTTTTCCTTATCATTCATGGTATAATGAGGTTTGCAGTCGAGATTGTCCGCATTAATCCGAACGTCGGGTTCAGCATGTCTCAGGCACAGTGGATATCATTCTTTATAGTAGCCGCAGGCATCTACCTTATGGCCGGAAAAGCCCTGCCTGAACCTGTGACAGTTAAAGAAAAACCTGTTGATAAGAACGGAAAAAAACGGAAAAAAAGAAAATCCGGTTAA
- a CDS encoding AtpZ/AtpI family protein, protein MKKMFKDDKARKEMNDVLRISAWGFIIVISSFVFMYVGRWIDVSFNTEPAFMLGMLVLGISLGIFRMYRDGVDKARNNAYKQNKTA, encoded by the coding sequence ATGAAAAAGATGTTCAAAGATGACAAAGCCAGAAAAGAAATGAACGATGTCCTGAGAATCAGTGCATGGGGTTTCATAATAGTCATCTCCTCTTTCGTGTTCATGTATGTGGGACGATGGATCGATGTAAGTTTCAACACAGAACCCGCTTTTATGCTCGGCATGCTTGTTCTCGGCATCTCTCTCGGAATATTCAGGATGTACAGGGATGGTGTGGATAAGGCCCGGAATAACGCTTACAAACAGAATAAAACAGCATGA
- a CDS encoding NfeD family protein, whose product MEILKNPVLIWFIVGAILCLVEMVLPGLVLFFFGLGAMLTAILILIIPLALSFQLFAFLVFSLALLLLLRKKFSSVFVGRNRTPGTSDEYLEGYVGKNAVVIQEIKPGIAGKVEFRGSSWPAVSDIAIPEGDNVEITGRDNITLKVKPLKK is encoded by the coding sequence ATGGAAATTCTTAAAAATCCGGTGCTCATATGGTTCATCGTGGGGGCGATTCTTTGCCTTGTTGAGATGGTGCTTCCAGGACTGGTCCTCTTTTTTTTCGGACTGGGAGCCATGCTGACAGCTATCCTGATATTGATAATTCCTCTTGCTCTTTCTTTTCAGCTTTTTGCCTTCCTTGTTTTTTCCTTGGCTTTGCTTCTCCTGCTAAGAAAGAAATTCAGCAGTGTGTTTGTAGGAAGAAACAGGACGCCGGGCACTTCGGATGAATACCTGGAGGGTTATGTGGGTAAAAATGCCGTTGTCATTCAGGAGATCAAACCAGGCATAGCCGGCAAGGTCGAATTCAGGGGCAGCTCATGGCCGGCTGTTTCGGATATAGCAATTCCCGAGGGTGATAATGTGGAGATAACAGGCAGGGATAATATTACACTCAAGGTTAAACCGTTAAAAAAATAG